A stretch of the Archangium violaceum genome encodes the following:
- the gudD gene encoding glucarate dehydratase, whose amino-acid sequence MKTQPMTVGRNEAPTVTKVRVIPVAGHDGMLLNLSGAHAPFFTRNVVVLHDSAGRTGVGEVPGGEAIRQTLEEAIPLVVGQRLGGYRNVLNSVRQRFAHRDDGGRGQQTFDLRVTIHAVAALESALLDLLGQFLDVPVAALLGDGQQRERVDVLGYLFYVGDRKKTDLPYRSEPDAKDDWLRLRHEEALTPEAVVRLAEASYERYGFRDFKLKGGVLRGEEEMAAVTALAERFPDARITLDPNGCWSLEDAVRLCRGRSDVLAYAEDPCGPEKGYSGREVMAEFRRQTRIPTATNMIATDWREMGHAIQLGSVDIPLADPHFWTMQGSVRVAQMCNEWGLTWGSHSNNHFDISLAMFTHVAAAAPGRITAIDTHWIWQDGQRLTREPLRISGGQLTVPDRPGLGVELDPDQLERAHALYRSQSLGARNDAAAMQYLIPGWTFDPKRPCLMR is encoded by the coding sequence ATGAAGACGCAACCGATGACGGTGGGACGCAACGAGGCGCCAACGGTGACGAAGGTGCGCGTCATCCCGGTGGCGGGGCACGACGGGATGCTCCTGAACTTGAGTGGTGCCCACGCTCCCTTCTTCACTCGCAACGTGGTGGTCCTCCACGACAGCGCTGGCCGCACGGGCGTGGGCGAGGTGCCCGGCGGCGAAGCCATCCGCCAGACGCTCGAGGAGGCCATCCCGCTCGTGGTCGGCCAGCGCCTGGGCGGCTATCGAAACGTCCTCAACTCGGTGCGCCAGCGCTTCGCCCACCGCGACGACGGCGGGCGCGGGCAGCAGACCTTCGACCTGCGGGTGACGATCCACGCCGTGGCGGCACTCGAGTCCGCCCTGCTCGACCTGCTGGGCCAGTTCCTCGATGTGCCCGTGGCGGCGCTGCTAGGGGATGGGCAACAGCGCGAGCGCGTCGATGTGCTCGGCTATCTCTTCTACGTGGGCGACCGGAAGAAGACGGATCTTCCCTACCGGTCCGAGCCGGACGCGAAGGATGATTGGCTGCGGTTGCGCCACGAGGAGGCGCTGACGCCGGAGGCCGTGGTGCGGCTCGCCGAGGCCTCGTACGAGCGCTACGGCTTCCGGGACTTCAAGCTCAAGGGCGGCGTGCTGCGAGGCGAGGAGGAGATGGCGGCGGTGACGGCGCTCGCCGAACGCTTTCCGGACGCGCGCATCACCCTGGACCCCAACGGCTGTTGGTCGCTGGAGGATGCGGTGCGGCTCTGCCGCGGCCGCAGCGACGTGCTCGCCTATGCCGAGGACCCCTGTGGCCCGGAGAAGGGCTACTCGGGCCGCGAGGTCATGGCGGAGTTCCGCCGGCAGACGCGCATCCCGACGGCGACGAACATGATCGCCACCGACTGGCGCGAGATGGGGCACGCCATCCAGCTGGGCTCGGTGGACATCCCGCTGGCCGACCCGCACTTCTGGACGATGCAGGGCTCGGTGCGCGTCGCGCAGATGTGCAACGAGTGGGGGTTGACCTGGGGCTCGCACTCCAACAACCACTTCGACATCTCGCTGGCGATGTTCACCCACGTGGCCGCGGCGGCGCCCGGGCGCATCACCGCCATCGACACGCACTGGATATGGCAGGACGGCCAGCGCCTGACGCGCGAGCCGCTGCGCATCTCCGGCGGGCAGCTGACGGTCCCGGACCGCCCCGGGCTGGGCGTGGAACTGGACCCGGACCAGCTCGAGCGTGCCCACGCCCTCTACCGCTCCCAGTCGCTGGGGGCGCGCAACGACGCGGCCGCCATGCAGTACCTGATACCGGGGTGGACGTTCGACCCCAAGCGCCCGTGCCTCATGCGCTGA
- a CDS encoding OprO/OprP family phosphate-selective porin: MKRSWMAAASLMTWAFAAPARANEALPPEITTPSSGGLNVTSSDGQFEVTLRGRIQVDGGAFRNDALGTRNVSGTELRRVRLGAAGLAFGWRYMVEVDFAGDGVEAQDLWVARTLGPGQLTIGQFKPAFSVEDQTSDLYVVMQERSFLASTLAPGFQIGIGYAGDAGAFTYGVALYNLDRNNASHDRGYGASARVTFAPWRTEGRVLHVGAAVAREHTDLMGDGKQPGVTLRVRTAGHLADGSRFLLMGLNDNSPVDGTKGVLELAGVYGPLSLQAEAAQGRYACRSGQGRLTTWYVQVSGFLTGESRAYDARRGRFQRLAPRGGPGAVELAVRYDVARGLTTLADGVSSGTEVRAATAGINWYFNERVRLTLNGILATSEDPLNAIALDDTRAVTARLQLEF; the protein is encoded by the coding sequence GTGAAGCGAAGCTGGATGGCGGCAGCGAGCTTGATGACGTGGGCCTTCGCCGCACCGGCGCGTGCCAATGAGGCGTTGCCCCCGGAAATCACCACGCCGTCCTCGGGCGGCCTCAATGTCACCTCGAGCGACGGCCAGTTCGAGGTGACGCTCAGGGGACGCATCCAGGTGGACGGAGGCGCGTTCCGCAACGACGCGTTGGGCACCAGGAACGTGAGTGGCACGGAGCTGCGGCGCGTGCGGCTGGGCGCCGCTGGGCTGGCGTTCGGCTGGCGCTACATGGTGGAAGTGGACTTCGCCGGGGATGGGGTGGAGGCGCAGGACCTGTGGGTCGCCAGGACGTTGGGGCCGGGCCAGCTCACCATCGGCCAGTTCAAACCCGCCTTCTCCGTCGAGGACCAGACGAGTGACCTGTATGTCGTCATGCAGGAGCGCAGCTTCCTCGCGAGCACCCTGGCGCCCGGCTTCCAGATTGGCATTGGCTACGCAGGCGATGCCGGGGCCTTCACCTACGGGGTGGCGCTGTACAACCTCGATCGCAACAACGCGAGTCACGATCGGGGGTACGGGGCGTCTGCCCGGGTGACGTTCGCGCCCTGGCGCACGGAGGGGAGGGTGCTGCACGTGGGCGCGGCGGTGGCTCGCGAGCACACGGACCTGATGGGCGACGGCAAGCAGCCCGGCGTCACGCTGCGGGTGCGCACGGCCGGCCACCTCGCCGACGGCTCCCGCTTTCTGCTCATGGGCCTCAACGACAACTCCCCCGTGGACGGCACCAAGGGCGTGCTCGAGCTCGCTGGCGTCTACGGTCCGCTTTCCTTGCAAGCGGAAGCTGCCCAGGGGCGCTACGCGTGCCGGAGCGGGCAGGGCCGGCTCACCACCTGGTACGTGCAGGTCAGCGGGTTCCTGACGGGCGAGAGCCGTGCCTACGACGCCAGGCGTGGCCGTTTCCAGCGCCTCGCCCCGCGCGGTGGACCCGGCGCGGTGGAGCTCGCGGTCCGCTACGACGTGGCGCGCGGCCTGACGACGCTCGCTGACGGGGTGTCGAGTGGGACCGAGGTCCGTGCCGCGACCGCGGGGATCAACTGGTACTTCAATGAGCGCGTCCGCCTCACGTTGAATGGCATCCTGGCCACGAGCGAGGATCCGCTCAATGCCATCGCGCTGGACGACACGCGCGCGGTGACGGCGCGGCTCCAGCTGGAGTTCTAG
- a CDS encoding LysR substrate-binding domain-containing protein, producing the protein MFEFSQLRCFVAVAEELHFGRAATRLSMTQPPLSRQVQLLEHNLRTQLFERTSRTVKLTPAGRSFLPEARRLLNLAESAAFSARRVASGDAGTLTLGFTAASGYSYLPSLISSMRSRLPGVDLVLKELVTAAQVEALMSKQLDVGLVRVPVNHRDFVSRCVLREPLIAAIPRTHPLASQPFATLRDFEHQPFIMYSPYEAQYLHNLVLSLFGRAGVAPRYVQNMSQIHSILALVRAEMGMALVPEAAAALNFDGVVFKAVEMEPARPVELFLAWSRANDNPVLGAFLETVFAASGAEPEARSGTAGATRSAPRAV; encoded by the coding sequence ATGTTCGAGTTCAGCCAACTCCGTTGCTTCGTGGCCGTCGCCGAGGAACTGCACTTCGGGCGTGCGGCCACACGGCTCAGCATGACCCAGCCGCCGCTGAGCCGGCAGGTACAGTTGCTGGAGCACAACCTGCGGACGCAGCTCTTCGAGCGTACGAGCCGCACCGTCAAGCTGACCCCCGCGGGCCGCTCATTCCTCCCGGAAGCACGCCGGCTGCTGAACCTGGCCGAGAGCGCCGCGTTCAGCGCGCGGCGTGTGGCGAGCGGTGACGCAGGCACGCTCACCCTGGGCTTCACCGCGGCCTCGGGCTACAGCTACCTGCCGAGCCTCATCTCCTCCATGCGCTCGCGCCTGCCCGGCGTGGATCTGGTCCTCAAGGAATTGGTGACGGCCGCGCAGGTGGAGGCCTTGATGTCGAAGCAGCTCGACGTGGGCCTGGTGCGCGTGCCGGTGAACCACCGCGACTTCGTGTCGCGCTGCGTGCTGCGCGAGCCCCTCATCGCCGCGATTCCTCGCACGCATCCGCTCGCCTCGCAGCCGTTCGCGACCCTGAGGGACTTCGAACACCAGCCCTTCATCATGTACTCGCCCTATGAGGCGCAATACCTCCACAACCTCGTCCTGTCTCTGTTTGGCAGGGCGGGCGTGGCCCCCCGGTACGTGCAGAACATGAGTCAGATCCACTCCATCCTCGCGCTGGTGCGCGCGGAGATGGGCATGGCGCTCGTCCCGGAGGCCGCGGCGGCCCTCAACTTCGATGGGGTCGTCTTCAAGGCCGTGGAGATGGAGCCGGCGCGGCCCGTCGAGCTCTTCCTCGCGTGGAGCCGCGCCAACGACAACCCCGTGCTCGGCGCCTTCCTCGAGACGGTGTTCGCCGCGTCGGGTGCGGAGCCGGAGGCCCGGAGCGGGACCGCCGGCGCGACACGGTCCGCCCCGCGCGCCGTCTGA
- a CDS encoding aldehyde dehydrogenase (NADP(+)) has translation MTTHSEALTGEMFIGAARVRGSAGTFRAHDPARGAWLEPVYGGGTPADVERACLLAWEAFDTFRDTGLETRARLLDTAAQRILDLGDTLIERACAESGLPRARIEGERGRTVGQLRLFAEVVRGGEWLEVRIDPALPQRQPAPRPDLRQRHIGVGPVAVFGASNFPLAFSVAGGDTASALAAGCPVVVKAHNAHPGTSELVGRALRQAVADCGLHEGVFSLLFASDTVVGAALVADPRIKSVGFTGSRRGGTALMQVAAARPAPIPVFAEMSSINPVYLLPAALAARGADIGRRFVASLTLGAGQFCTNPGLVLAVDGPGLESFLEAAAAVLRDSPCATMLTPGIHSAFEEGVGRLVAHPKVTAVARGVATNGPNQGRAALFATDADSFLGDPALQEEVFGASSLVVRCESVEAMRAVTERLEGQLTATLQMDEADLSVARQLLPVLERRAGRILVNGFPTGVEVGHAMVHGGPFPATSDPRATSVGSLAIRRFLRPVCYQDMPQALLPEALRDGNPLELWRRVDGQLVPPAVPRR, from the coding sequence ATGACGACCCATTCCGAGGCACTCACTGGAGAGATGTTCATTGGCGCGGCGCGGGTACGCGGCTCGGCGGGGACGTTCCGCGCACACGACCCGGCGCGCGGCGCATGGCTCGAGCCGGTCTATGGCGGCGGCACTCCGGCCGACGTGGAGCGGGCCTGCCTCCTCGCGTGGGAGGCATTCGACACGTTCCGCGACACCGGCCTGGAGACACGCGCCCGCCTGCTCGACACGGCGGCCCAGCGCATTCTCGACCTGGGGGACACGCTGATCGAGCGGGCCTGCGCGGAGTCGGGGCTCCCGCGCGCGCGCATCGAGGGCGAGCGTGGCCGCACGGTTGGCCAGCTGCGGCTCTTCGCGGAGGTCGTGCGCGGGGGCGAGTGGCTCGAGGTGCGGATCGATCCCGCCCTGCCGCAGCGCCAGCCCGCGCCACGCCCCGACCTGCGCCAGCGCCACATCGGCGTGGGACCCGTGGCTGTCTTTGGCGCGAGCAACTTCCCGCTGGCCTTCTCGGTGGCGGGTGGGGACACCGCGTCCGCGCTCGCGGCGGGCTGTCCCGTCGTGGTGAAGGCACACAATGCCCACCCGGGTACCTCGGAGCTCGTCGGGCGCGCGCTCCGCCAGGCGGTGGCCGACTGTGGCCTGCACGAGGGCGTCTTCTCGCTCCTCTTCGCCTCGGACACCGTGGTAGGCGCCGCGCTCGTCGCGGACCCGCGCATCAAATCGGTGGGCTTCACCGGCTCGCGACGTGGGGGCACCGCGCTGATGCAGGTCGCCGCCGCTCGCCCCGCGCCCATCCCTGTCTTCGCCGAGATGAGCAGCATCAACCCGGTGTACCTCCTGCCGGCGGCCCTGGCGGCGCGCGGAGCGGACATCGGGCGGCGTTTCGTGGCCTCGCTCACGCTGGGCGCGGGGCAGTTCTGCACCAACCCGGGGTTGGTGCTCGCGGTCGACGGCCCCGGTCTCGAGTCCTTCCTTGAGGCCGCCGCCGCGGTGCTGCGCGACAGTCCGTGCGCGACGATGCTCACGCCCGGCATCCACTCGGCGTTCGAGGAGGGCGTGGGCCGCCTGGTGGCCCACCCCAAGGTGACGGCGGTCGCGCGTGGAGTGGCCACGAATGGGCCGAACCAGGGCCGTGCCGCCCTCTTCGCGACCGATGCGGACAGCTTCCTGGGCGATCCCGCGCTCCAGGAGGAGGTGTTCGGTGCCTCCTCCCTGGTGGTGCGCTGCGAGAGCGTGGAGGCGATGCGCGCCGTGACCGAGCGCCTGGAGGGGCAGCTCACCGCGACGCTGCAGATGGACGAGGCCGACCTTTCCGTGGCGCGCCAGCTGTTGCCCGTCCTCGAGCGCAGGGCAGGGCGCATCCTCGTCAACGGCTTCCCCACGGGCGTCGAGGTGGGCCACGCCATGGTGCACGGCGGCCCCTTCCCGGCCACGTCCGACCCGCGTGCCACCTCGGTGGGGTCGCTCGCCATCCGGCGCTTCCTGCGCCCCGTCTGCTACCAGGACATGCCGCAGGCGCTGCTCCCCGAGGCGCTGCGCGATGGCAATCCGCTCGAGCTGTGGCGGCGAGTGGACGGGCAACTCGTCCCGCCCGCGGTGCCACGCCGCTGA
- a CDS encoding MFS transporter, with protein sequence MEDVSAVSTAGERTRSRVRHFVLFLLFIVTTLNYADRATLSITSSSMQKELGLDPVQMGYLFSAFAWAYVAGQIPGGWLLDRFGTKFVYAGSITLWSLFTLLQGMVGALPVTAVVGGFFLCRLMVGFAEAPSFPGNGRIVAAWFPTAERGTASAIFNSAQYFATVLFAPLMAYLTHAHGWRSVYFVMGSLGIVLAGLWLYFIHDPKSHPRISRAELEHIECGGGLVSLERAAAAKAPPQWGAIKQLLSSRMMMGIYVGQYCITTLTYFFLTWFPVYLVQERGMSILKAGFVASLPAVVGFIGGVLGGVISDGLLRRGHSLSLSRKSPIVLGMLLSTSMVLCNYVDSQWLVVAIMSLSFFGKGVGALGWAVMSDTAPKQIAGLSGGVFNTFGNVAGITTPIIIGYLVKGSGSFAAALVFVGANALLAIVCYLLVVGEIRRMELKQA encoded by the coding sequence ATGGAAGACGTATCCGCCGTGAGCACAGCAGGTGAACGGACGCGCAGCCGTGTGCGCCATTTCGTTCTGTTCCTGTTGTTCATCGTCACCACGCTGAACTACGCGGACCGCGCGACCCTCTCCATCACCAGCTCATCGATGCAGAAGGAGCTGGGGTTGGATCCGGTGCAGATGGGCTATCTGTTCTCCGCGTTCGCCTGGGCGTACGTGGCGGGGCAGATCCCCGGCGGCTGGCTGCTCGATCGCTTCGGCACCAAGTTCGTCTATGCGGGGAGCATCACCCTCTGGTCGCTCTTCACGCTGCTGCAGGGGATGGTGGGCGCGCTGCCCGTCACCGCCGTGGTGGGCGGGTTCTTCCTCTGCCGGCTGATGGTTGGCTTCGCCGAGGCACCGTCGTTCCCGGGCAACGGCCGCATCGTGGCGGCCTGGTTCCCCACCGCCGAGCGTGGCACGGCGTCCGCCATCTTCAACTCGGCGCAGTACTTCGCGACCGTGCTCTTCGCGCCCCTCATGGCGTACCTCACCCATGCCCACGGCTGGCGAAGCGTCTATTTCGTGATGGGGAGCCTGGGCATCGTGCTGGCCGGGTTGTGGCTGTACTTCATCCACGATCCCAAGTCCCATCCGCGCATCAGCCGCGCGGAGCTCGAGCACATCGAGTGCGGTGGGGGGCTCGTGAGTCTCGAGCGGGCGGCGGCGGCCAAGGCGCCGCCCCAATGGGGTGCCATCAAACAGCTGCTCTCCAGCCGCATGATGATGGGCATCTACGTGGGCCAGTACTGCATCACCACGCTGACCTACTTCTTCCTCACCTGGTTCCCGGTGTACCTGGTGCAGGAGCGCGGGATGTCCATCCTCAAGGCGGGTTTCGTCGCGTCTCTGCCGGCGGTGGTGGGGTTCATTGGCGGCGTGTTGGGGGGCGTGATCTCCGACGGCCTGTTGCGCCGCGGCCATTCCCTCTCCTTGTCGCGCAAGTCGCCCATCGTGCTCGGGATGCTGCTGTCCACGAGCATGGTGCTGTGCAACTACGTGGATTCGCAGTGGCTGGTCGTCGCGATCATGTCCCTCTCCTTCTTCGGCAAGGGCGTGGGCGCGCTGGGCTGGGCGGTCATGTCGGACACCGCGCCCAAGCAGATCGCGGGCCTGAGCGGCGGGGTCTTCAACACGTTCGGCAACGTGGCGGGCATCACCACGCCCATCATCATCGGTTACCTCGTGAAGGGGAGCGGCTCCTTCGCCGCCGCGCTCGTGTTCGTGGGCGCCAACGCCCTGCTCGCCATCGTCTGTTACCTGCTGGTCGTCGGTGAGATCCGGCGCATGGAGCTGAAGCAGGCGTAG
- a CDS encoding sulfatase-like hydrolase/transferase: MNVRSLLFLPLLTLCTCASARASEETEPPQTETPAPARARRTILFQFDGLHYQAPEKLQLENVLALAAEGTRVEEAVVIIPWHPTTGEYGRHHLTSLPNPVTMSGTVLLTESPKMIQQSFGGRFTAHIANSRAYRSLDAGFTYSKLDPNLRDEHVLEEARRVLTEEDPVFMRIVLQDTNDRGGAPVALARPGTPWKNNLYAEGSPFIKEAREADALLGEFIEFLKSKNMWEDTLFILQADGASVYGWHPIQFEDSERIPLIFHGPGIARGKVIPYAENIDVTATIADFMGVAHPNPDGGSGRVLHELAPDVQAPEVPKYIKRFNAGVREYHRLLAHLVQESPNHPRFDVALMQLYNSYNGKKFFYGVDRILEWKQTGSLENLVNNNEATLACIRGLIAEEETPAGQQPSPPTPEGCW, translated from the coding sequence ATGAACGTGCGTTCGCTCCTGTTCCTGCCGCTCCTCACCCTCTGCACCTGCGCCAGTGCACGTGCATCTGAAGAGACAGAACCCCCACAGACTGAAACGCCCGCCCCCGCAAGGGCCCGTCGGACGATCCTCTTTCAATTCGACGGCCTGCACTATCAGGCCCCGGAGAAGCTCCAGCTCGAGAACGTCCTCGCGCTCGCGGCCGAGGGCACTCGGGTCGAGGAGGCCGTGGTGATCATTCCCTGGCACCCGACCACCGGTGAATATGGACGCCACCACCTGACCTCGCTGCCCAACCCTGTCACCATGTCGGGCACGGTGCTGCTCACCGAGAGCCCGAAGATGATTCAACAGAGCTTTGGTGGCCGGTTCACCGCGCACATCGCCAACTCCAGGGCCTACCGTTCGCTGGACGCGGGCTTCACGTACTCCAAGCTCGATCCCAACCTCCGTGACGAACACGTCCTGGAAGAGGCCAGGCGCGTGCTGACCGAGGAGGATCCGGTGTTCATGCGCATCGTGTTGCAGGACACCAATGACCGGGGCGGTGCACCGGTCGCCCTCGCCCGGCCTGGAACGCCCTGGAAGAACAACCTCTACGCGGAAGGTTCGCCCTTCATCAAGGAGGCCCGTGAGGCGGATGCGCTCCTGGGTGAATTCATCGAGTTCCTCAAGAGCAAGAACATGTGGGAGGACACGCTGTTCATCCTGCAAGCCGATGGGGCCTCGGTCTACGGCTGGCACCCCATCCAGTTCGAGGACTCCGAGCGGATTCCGCTGATCTTCCACGGGCCGGGAATCGCTCGGGGCAAGGTGATTCCCTACGCGGAGAACATCGACGTGACGGCGACCATCGCCGACTTCATGGGCGTGGCGCATCCCAACCCGGATGGGGGCAGCGGCCGGGTGCTGCACGAGCTGGCGCCCGACGTCCAGGCCCCCGAGGTTCCCAAGTACATCAAGCGGTTCAACGCGGGGGTCCGCGAGTATCACCGGCTGCTCGCGCACCTGGTGCAGGAGAGCCCGAATCACCCGCGCTTCGATGTCGCGCTCATGCAGCTCTACAACTCCTACAACGGGAAGAAGTTCTTCTACGGAGTCGACCGCATCCTGGAATGGAAGCAGACGGGCTCGCTGGAGAACCTGGTGAACAACAACGAGGCCACGCTGGCGTGCATCCGGGGATTGATCGCCGAGGAAGAGACGCCCGCCGGTCAGCAGCCCTCGCCGCCGACGCCCGAGGGCTGCTGGTAG
- a CDS encoding efflux RND transporter permease subunit, producing the protein MEPISSSRMLLALFLIAANPAPHEAGAPSSATPGPEPVAELTVPPTPGLVRTGWSGQAVQTAFEGTIATQAPVRLRPILITTLLASLGLAPLALGSGEGTELPRPLAIVTISGLCMGTLRTLFVVPCLYVSPHALVAWRPGQGHREEEGPSRHEPGGAS; encoded by the coding sequence GTGGAGCCCATCTCCTCCTCGCGCATGCTGCTGGCCCTCTTCCTGATCGCCGCCAACCCCGCCCCCCATGAAGCCGGGGCGCCTTCGTCGGCGACTCCCGGGCCCGAGCCTGTCGCGGAGTTGACGGTCCCCCCCACCCCCGGGTTGGTGCGCACCGGATGGAGCGGTCAGGCGGTCCAGACGGCGTTCGAGGGCACCATCGCCACGCAGGCCCCCGTGCGCCTGCGCCCCATCCTCATCACCACGCTGCTGGCCTCGCTCGGCCTCGCGCCGCTCGCCCTCGGCTCCGGTGAGGGCACCGAGTTGCCGCGCCCGCTGGCCATCGTCACCATCTCGGGGTTGTGCATGGGCACGCTGCGCACGCTCTTCGTCGTGCCCTGCCTCTACGTCAGCCCGCACGCGCTCGTCGCGTGGCGGCCCGGACAGGGGCACCGTGAAGAGGAAGGCCCCTCCCGACATGAACCAGGAGGGGCCTCGTGA
- a CDS encoding FAD-binding oxidoreductase, whose product MNPLTRELVPQRVADRIRDIVGERGVLTDPAEVAPYLSDWRGAYKGRAALVVRPASTAEVSGVLALCHQEGIPVVTQGGNTGLCGGSMPDASGRQLVLSLNRLNRIRDIDVANDTLVAEAGCILADVQNAAREVGRLFPLSMGSEGSCTIGGNLATNAGGVAVLRYGNMRDLTLGIEVVLPDGRIWDGLRALRKDNTGYDLKHLFIGSEGSLGVITAAVLKLHPLPTEKAVAFAALPSPEAAIELFKHLRSLCGPRLTGFELMSRMSLDFVLRHMAGSTDPMAEPHPWYLLIELTDSSPNAHLRELIETGLIGPLEDGQVLDAVIAADEAQAAALWKLREGISEAQNFEGPSIKHDISVPVGSIPGFIDKASAALSQEIPGIRLVCYGHVGDGNLHFNLSKPPDSENADFRAQAGRIGRVVYDVVAQFSGSISAEHGLGQSKRQDIVRYKSGLELELMRSFKALLDPKAIMNPGKVLPD is encoded by the coding sequence TTGAATCCATTGACCCGGGAGTTGGTGCCCCAGCGCGTGGCCGACCGGATTCGCGACATCGTCGGCGAGAGAGGCGTCCTCACCGACCCGGCGGAGGTCGCTCCCTATCTCTCCGACTGGCGTGGCGCCTACAAGGGCAGGGCGGCCCTGGTCGTCCGGCCCGCCAGCACGGCGGAAGTCTCGGGCGTTCTGGCCCTGTGCCACCAGGAGGGCATTCCGGTGGTGACCCAGGGCGGTAATACCGGCCTGTGCGGCGGCTCGATGCCCGATGCCTCGGGCCGTCAGCTCGTCCTGTCCTTGAACCGCCTCAACCGCATCCGCGACATCGACGTCGCGAACGACACCCTGGTCGCCGAGGCCGGCTGCATCCTGGCCGATGTGCAGAACGCCGCGCGGGAAGTGGGCCGCTTGTTTCCCCTGTCCATGGGCTCCGAGGGGAGTTGCACCATCGGTGGCAACCTCGCCACCAACGCCGGCGGTGTCGCCGTTCTGCGCTACGGCAACATGCGCGACCTGACCCTCGGCATCGAGGTCGTATTGCCCGACGGGCGGATCTGGGACGGCTTGCGCGCCTTGCGCAAGGACAATACCGGCTACGACTTGAAACACCTCTTCATTGGTTCGGAGGGCTCGCTCGGAGTCATTACCGCCGCCGTGCTGAAGCTCCATCCCCTGCCCACCGAAAAGGCCGTCGCCTTCGCCGCCCTTCCTTCGCCCGAGGCGGCCATCGAGCTGTTCAAGCACCTCCGCTCCTTGTGCGGCCCCCGCCTGACCGGCTTCGAGCTGATGTCGCGCATGAGCCTGGACTTCGTCCTCCGGCATATGGCGGGCAGCACCGATCCAATGGCGGAGCCCCATCCCTGGTACCTGCTCATCGAGCTGACCGACTCCTCACCGAACGCCCATCTCCGGGAGTTGATCGAAACCGGGCTGATCGGCCCGCTCGAGGACGGCCAGGTCCTGGACGCGGTGATCGCCGCCGATGAAGCGCAGGCCGCCGCCTTGTGGAAACTGCGTGAAGGGATCTCCGAAGCCCAGAACTTCGAGGGGCCGAGCATCAAGCACGACATCTCCGTGCCGGTCGGTTCCATTCCCGGTTTCATCGACAAGGCCTCCGCCGCCCTGTCCCAGGAGATTCCTGGCATCCGGTTGGTCTGCTACGGCCATGTCGGCGATGGCAACCTGCACTTCAACCTGTCCAAGCCGCCGGACAGCGAGAACGCGGATTTCCGAGCCCAGGCCGGCCGCATCGGCCGGGTCGTCTATGACGTCGTCGCGCAATTCTCGGGAAGCATCAGCGCCGAACACGGCCTCGGCCAATCCAAACGCCAGGACATCGTGCGTTACAAGAGCGGCCTGGAGCTGGAGTTGATGCGCTCCTTCAAGGCCCTGCTCGATCCGAAGGCCATCATGAATCCAGGAAAGGTCCTCCCTGACTGA
- the kdgD gene encoding 5-dehydro-4-deoxyglucarate dehydratase yields the protein MTQMTPMEMARQMGRGLLSFPVTHFDATLAFDERAYRTNLAALSEYPVAGLFAAGGTGEFFSLTPSEVNRVVKAAVEETRGKVPVLAPCGYGTAMASELARSAEAAGADGLLLFPPYLTECDRDGIAAHVEAVCASTRLGVIFYSRANAVLDDITLARLCERCPNLVGFKDGVGDIEMMTRIYQRIGDRLMYIGGLPTAETFALPYLEMGVTTYSSAIFNFLPQFALRFYAAVRARDLAAVSAGLRDFVLPYIGIRNRKKGYAVSIVKAGMRAVGRPAGPVRPPLTDLTESEFAELEALIAGRS from the coding sequence ATGACGCAGATGACTCCGATGGAGATGGCAAGGCAGATGGGTAGGGGGCTGCTCTCCTTTCCCGTCACGCATTTCGACGCGACGCTCGCTTTCGACGAGCGCGCCTATCGCACCAACCTGGCCGCGCTGAGCGAGTACCCCGTGGCCGGCCTGTTCGCCGCCGGCGGGACGGGCGAGTTCTTCTCCCTCACGCCGAGCGAGGTGAACCGGGTCGTCAAGGCGGCGGTGGAGGAGACGCGTGGCAAGGTACCGGTGCTCGCTCCGTGCGGCTATGGCACCGCGATGGCCAGCGAGCTCGCCCGGTCCGCCGAGGCCGCGGGCGCGGACGGGCTGCTGCTGTTTCCGCCCTACCTCACCGAGTGCGATCGGGACGGCATCGCCGCGCACGTCGAGGCGGTGTGCGCCTCCACGCGCCTGGGCGTCATCTTCTACAGCCGCGCCAACGCCGTGCTGGATGACATCACGCTCGCGCGCCTGTGCGAGCGCTGCCCCAACCTGGTCGGTTTCAAGGATGGGGTGGGCGACATCGAGATGATGACGCGCATCTACCAGCGCATCGGAGACCGCCTCATGTACATCGGCGGACTGCCGACGGCGGAGACCTTCGCCCTTCCGTACCTGGAGATGGGCGTCACCACCTACTCCTCGGCGATCTTCAACTTCCTGCCGCAGTTCGCCCTCCGCTTCTACGCCGCCGTCCGTGCGCGAGACCTCGCGGCCGTGTCGGCCGGTCTGCGCGACTTCGTGCTCCCGTACATCGGGATTCGCAACCGCAAGAAGGGTTATGCGGTCTCCATCGTGAAGGCGGGCATGCGCGCGGTGGGCCGTCCCGCCGGTCCCGTGCGTCCTCCGCTGACGGATCTCACCGAGAGCGAGTTCGCTGAGCTCGAGGCCCTCATCGCCGGGCGCTCCTGA